A genomic stretch from Brucella sp. BE17 includes:
- the wecB gene encoding UDP-N-acetylglucosamine 2-epimerase (non-hydrolyzing) — translation MSVFGTRPEAIKMAPVVKALAAQDGIEAITCVTGQHRTMLDQVLTLFDIKPDYDLEVMAPNQTLNMLTSRVISRLDEVLVTTRPDYVLVHGDTSSAMAASLAAQHRNIRVGHVEAGLRTYDLNKPWPEEMNRRLIDIVSAKLFAPTDTSASNLREEKLAGEILVTGNTVIDALKETVSRIQNDAVIKANLEKTFSFIDRSRRLLLVTGHRRESFGDGFRNICKALAELSRREDLQIVYPVHLNPNVSGTVHELLSERDNVHLIAPQEYLAFVYLMERADIILTDSGGVQEEAPSLGKPVLVMRDVTERPEAVTAGVVRLVGTDADRIVGEVMRLLEDAGHYDTFARAVNPYGDGLASQRIAASLLEMPLPAFQA, via the coding sequence ATGTCGGTATTCGGGACGCGTCCCGAAGCGATCAAGATGGCACCGGTTGTCAAAGCACTTGCGGCACAAGACGGGATTGAAGCCATAACCTGCGTGACCGGTCAACACCGTACCATGCTCGATCAGGTTTTGACGCTGTTTGACATCAAGCCGGATTATGATCTCGAAGTCATGGCGCCAAATCAAACGCTTAATATGCTGACAAGTCGGGTTATTTCGCGGCTGGATGAAGTTCTGGTCACAACCAGACCGGACTATGTACTCGTACATGGCGACACCAGTTCAGCCATGGCCGCATCTCTTGCCGCTCAACACCGCAATATCCGTGTCGGCCATGTCGAGGCGGGATTGCGTACCTATGATTTGAACAAGCCCTGGCCTGAAGAGATGAACCGCCGCCTGATCGACATTGTCTCGGCAAAGCTTTTTGCGCCCACTGACACCAGCGCCAGCAATTTGCGTGAAGAAAAGCTAGCCGGTGAGATTCTGGTAACAGGCAATACTGTGATTGATGCCCTCAAGGAAACGGTTTCCCGTATCCAGAATGATGCGGTCATCAAGGCAAATCTTGAGAAGACGTTTTCCTTCATTGATCGATCGCGGCGCCTGTTACTGGTGACAGGCCACCGCCGCGAAAGTTTTGGTGATGGTTTCCGCAATATCTGCAAGGCTTTGGCGGAGCTGTCGCGCCGGGAAGATCTGCAGATCGTCTACCCTGTGCATCTAAACCCTAATGTCAGCGGTACGGTGCATGAACTGCTGAGCGAACGCGATAACGTTCATCTTATCGCACCGCAGGAATATCTTGCATTTGTCTATCTCATGGAACGGGCCGACATTATCCTGACCGATTCCGGCGGTGTGCAGGAAGAAGCGCCGTCGCTCGGCAAGCCGGTTCTCGTCATGCGGGATGTCACTGAAAGACCGGAAGCCGTGACCGCAGGCGTAGTGCGCCTCGTGGGAACTGATGCTGACCGCATTGTCGGTGAGGTTATGCGTCTCCTCGAAGACGCCGGCCACTATGACACTTTCGCACGCGCCGTTAATCCTTATGGCGACGGCCTTGCTTCCCAACGCATTGCAGCATCCTTACTGGAAATGCCTCTCCCGGCATTTCAGGCATGA
- a CDS encoding Gfo/Idh/MocA family oxidoreductase, which translates to MDTYLSNGSKVARISLTSRSNLACCEIPMQSLYFYNRRAEATALRETEAKMERNGWAVIGASTIAREYIVNAVRLCGGDIRWIVSSDLGRARYFAIELGIPFATNDLSQALDDCEVDHVYVGSANSSHKAQVIESARAKKNILCEKPIATSLVDAVEMVEACAESGVVLGINHHLRAKSAHEQIKRSLQSGLIGDVRSMTVLNASLLRPSLQTWRIKNVEEGGIYLDLSVHSIDLARYLLEQEPTSASGIGGTLMLGGNGIHDHIMYTIKMSGGAFLQCHESFVSANVTTRLTILGSEGSIVAESMMGQSSGGRLLHQSNRGIAEIPFECNDAYVGTIRSFLNAIAHGTSPLATGEDAIKALIGASAVHRAVSLGETVEVDVIRATFARSSGFGEHAAM; encoded by the coding sequence ATGGATACTTACCTGTCGAATGGAAGCAAAGTGGCGCGGATCAGCTTAACGTCGCGCTCAAATTTGGCTTGCTGCGAAATCCCCATGCAATCCCTGTATTTTTACAATAGGCGCGCTGAAGCAACGGCACTGCGGGAAACAGAGGCAAAAATGGAACGTAACGGTTGGGCTGTCATAGGAGCGAGCACAATAGCTCGTGAGTACATTGTGAATGCCGTCCGGCTCTGTGGAGGAGACATTCGATGGATCGTCAGCTCCGATCTTGGCCGCGCCAGATACTTTGCAATTGAGCTGGGCATACCTTTCGCTACCAATGATCTCTCGCAAGCCTTAGACGATTGTGAAGTAGACCATGTTTACGTCGGTTCCGCTAACTCGAGCCATAAGGCGCAGGTCATCGAATCCGCCAGGGCAAAGAAAAACATTCTCTGTGAAAAGCCAATAGCGACCTCCCTGGTGGACGCCGTTGAGATGGTAGAAGCATGTGCTGAATCTGGCGTCGTATTGGGCATCAATCATCATTTACGAGCCAAAAGCGCACACGAGCAAATCAAACGGTCCCTTCAATCGGGCCTGATCGGCGACGTCCGCTCGATGACGGTACTTAACGCCTCACTTCTAAGGCCGTCTTTGCAGACATGGCGTATCAAAAATGTCGAAGAGGGCGGAATCTATCTAGATTTGAGCGTGCATAGTATCGATCTAGCGCGGTACCTTTTAGAGCAGGAGCCGACGTCTGCATCTGGTATTGGCGGAACTCTTATGCTTGGTGGCAACGGTATACATGACCATATCATGTATACGATTAAAATGAGTGGTGGAGCTTTCCTGCAATGCCACGAAAGTTTTGTTTCAGCCAACGTTACCACTCGTTTGACAATTCTTGGATCAGAAGGGTCGATTGTGGCCGAATCGATGATGGGTCAGAGTTCAGGTGGGCGGCTGTTGCATCAATCCAACCGTGGCATCGCTGAGATACCCTTCGAATGCAATGATGCTTATGTCGGGACCATACGCTCATTTTTGAACGCGATCGCGCACGGTACAAGTCCGCTCGCTACCGGCGAAGATGCTATCAAGGCGCTGATCGGAGCCAGCGCGGTTCACAGGGCAGTATCGCTTGGGGAAACGGTGGAAGTGGATGTAATACGCGCAACATTCGCGAGGTCTTCCGGGTTTGGTGAACACGCTGCGATGTAG
- a CDS encoding ABC transporter ATP-binding protein, whose product MNASIQTTAPIIEITNGQKSFGAVKALSDINLSIKDGEILTLLGPSGCGKTTLMRMIAGFDNLTEGGLKIDGRDAVRTAPEHRPVNMVFQRYALFPHLDVFDNVAFGLRVKGVEKAEIKERVTRMLHIVQLDNFANRYIHELSGGQCQRVALARALVNRPRVLLLDEPLAALDLKIRQHMLIEMKRIHMETGATFIYVTHDQDEALILSDRVALMDRGRIVQVDRPEVMYSGPKSLFAAKFLGETNIFECVVADALANRVKVRSGFGSVFESPETVECQPGQKMFVSIRPELLSFEPSPAGSSQSADVKIEDVTFIGSRSFYTVGLPDNTRARLQVQRNGRSKLPAVGESAQMFWEPESLVFLPAT is encoded by the coding sequence ATGAACGCCTCAATTCAAACCACGGCCCCGATTATCGAGATCACAAACGGGCAAAAATCCTTTGGTGCTGTAAAAGCGCTGTCTGATATCAACCTTTCAATCAAAGACGGTGAAATTCTAACACTGCTCGGCCCCTCAGGCTGCGGCAAGACAACGCTCATGCGAATGATCGCGGGCTTCGACAACCTCACGGAGGGCGGTCTGAAGATCGATGGACGCGATGCGGTCCGCACTGCGCCGGAGCATCGACCGGTCAACATGGTGTTTCAGAGATACGCTCTGTTCCCGCACCTGGACGTATTTGACAATGTTGCGTTTGGTTTGAGGGTAAAAGGCGTTGAAAAGGCAGAGATCAAGGAGCGCGTCACGCGCATGCTCCACATCGTGCAGCTCGATAACTTTGCCAATCGCTATATTCACGAGCTTTCCGGAGGCCAATGCCAACGCGTTGCTTTAGCTAGAGCGCTTGTGAACCGCCCCAGAGTACTGTTACTCGACGAACCACTTGCCGCACTCGACCTAAAGATCCGCCAACACATGCTTATCGAGATGAAGCGTATCCACATGGAGACGGGCGCAACTTTCATCTACGTCACGCACGACCAGGATGAAGCGTTGATCCTTTCTGATCGCGTTGCGCTCATGGATCGCGGCCGGATTGTCCAGGTTGACCGTCCGGAAGTGATGTATTCGGGTCCGAAATCACTGTTCGCTGCCAAATTCCTTGGCGAGACGAACATCTTCGAGTGCGTTGTTGCCGATGCTTTGGCTAATCGTGTGAAAGTCCGGTCTGGTTTTGGCTCCGTTTTTGAGAGCCCTGAAACGGTCGAATGCCAACCAGGGCAGAAGATGTTTGTTTCTATCCGGCCGGAGCTTCTTAGCTTTGAGCCTAGCCCGGCGGGATCCTCCCAGTCTGCAGATGTGAAGATCGAAGACGTCACATTCATTGGAAGCCGCTCGTTCTACACCGTGGGTCTTCCAGATAACACGCGAGCACGCCTCCAGGTACAAAGAAACGGACGGTCCAAACTTCCGGCTGTCGGTGAGTCCGCTCAGATGTTCTGGGAACCTGAAAGCCTAGTTTTTTTGCCAGCTACGTAA
- a CDS encoding ABC transporter permease, giving the protein MTRSKTITGGILAGPAIMYMTLFFAAPAVILFIYSFWISVFYKTVPDFVFTNYIASITSPVFLKLTWNAIFIGVVTASITLAVSIPFGYYLVYVSKSQMILYLVLITWFSSYLVRIYAWRTLLGTNGVINTVLMKIGVISAPIDAFLFNSFAVILTLTHIYLPFCILLVVASFSEIKSELLDASRDLGTSNLGAFFQVIAPNASNGLLGAFMLTFILVAGDFVTPQMLGGSSGQTTGLLIADQFRKTGNWPLGAAQAVIMFIISLLIYQVLLFTGRFLGLIPKRGFRK; this is encoded by the coding sequence ATGACTCGTTCTAAGACTATCACAGGCGGGATACTGGCTGGGCCAGCGATTATGTATATGACGCTGTTCTTTGCAGCACCCGCTGTTATTCTATTCATTTATAGCTTCTGGATTTCAGTTTTCTATAAGACAGTTCCAGATTTTGTATTTACGAACTACATCGCTTCAATCACCTCGCCTGTCTTTCTCAAGTTGACATGGAATGCGATCTTCATCGGGGTGGTGACGGCCTCAATCACATTGGCCGTATCGATCCCATTCGGATATTATCTCGTCTACGTCTCCAAATCGCAGATGATCCTCTACCTCGTGCTCATAACCTGGTTTTCCAGCTATCTGGTTCGGATCTACGCTTGGCGAACACTTCTCGGCACAAATGGCGTGATTAACACGGTTCTCATGAAAATCGGGGTAATCAGCGCGCCAATTGATGCCTTCCTGTTCAATTCTTTCGCTGTGATATTGACCCTCACGCACATTTATCTGCCATTCTGCATTCTTCTGGTTGTCGCTTCGTTTAGCGAAATCAAATCCGAATTGCTTGATGCTTCCCGAGATTTAGGGACATCAAACCTTGGAGCTTTTTTTCAGGTCATCGCTCCAAATGCCTCCAACGGTCTACTCGGCGCGTTCATGTTGACCTTCATTCTGGTCGCAGGCGACTTCGTGACCCCGCAAATGCTTGGAGGATCGTCAGGACAAACGACCGGGCTGCTCATTGCAGATCAATTCCGCAAAACAGGGAATTGGCCGCTCGGCGCAGCTCAGGCAGTGATTATGTTCATCATTTCTCTGCTCATCTACCAGGTTCTCCTCTTTACAGGTCGTTTTTTAGGTCTGATCCCCAAGCGCGGCTTCCGCAAGTAA
- a CDS encoding ABC transporter permease, which translates to MLRFIVWLTMAFLLAPLVIIVLFSFHASPSLSFPFTGFSLRWYGEIFGNDQLRSAVLKSLFIAFLTAVVTLFLGAAASLAWVRLGKVGRGIIEALCITPIALPGLFVGVALLTLFAQAGIQLSTVTIVISHVVLAIPIMIVAMRARLTLFDPSLEEAARDLGASQLQTFRRVTLPLIAPTLISSSILAFAVSFDEFVVTSFLAGTETTLPMYVWSMMRRTVTPLINAVSTLALGFSIIILLGAWLIQKARKSSALSGRLLSEDPQ; encoded by the coding sequence ATGTTGCGATTTATTGTTTGGCTAACGATGGCTTTTTTACTGGCGCCTCTGGTGATCATCGTGCTGTTCAGCTTCCATGCCTCGCCGTCGCTCAGCTTTCCATTTACCGGCTTCAGCCTGAGATGGTATGGGGAAATCTTTGGCAACGATCAGCTTCGCAGCGCTGTTCTGAAGAGCCTGTTCATCGCATTCCTCACGGCGGTGGTGACCCTCTTTCTTGGTGCTGCAGCCTCGCTTGCCTGGGTGCGTCTAGGCAAAGTTGGACGCGGCATTATTGAGGCTCTCTGCATCACGCCTATCGCGTTGCCGGGTCTCTTCGTTGGCGTAGCGCTCCTTACTCTGTTCGCACAGGCCGGTATTCAGCTCTCGACGGTTACGATCGTTATCTCTCATGTCGTATTAGCCATCCCGATCATGATCGTTGCCATGCGTGCACGGCTCACCCTGTTCGATCCCTCGTTGGAGGAGGCCGCACGCGACCTTGGAGCATCACAGCTGCAGACCTTCCGGCGTGTGACGCTGCCATTGATAGCCCCCACGCTGATCTCCTCCTCTATCCTCGCGTTCGCTGTGTCGTTCGACGAGTTCGTTGTCACATCCTTTTTAGCTGGAACTGAGACAACGCTCCCAATGTATGTATGGTCAATGATGCGCCGCACGGTCACGCCACTCATCAATGCGGTATCTACGCTGGCTCTCGGCTTCTCAATCATAATTCTACTTGGTGCCTGGCTGATTCAAAAGGCTCGCAAATCATCGGCACTTTCAGGAAGACTGCTCTCAGAGGATCCCCAATGA
- a CDS encoding FAD-dependent oxidoreductase, with amino-acid sequence MRADILVVGGGVGGVAAALGAARAGKRVIMTEEYDWIGGQLTSQAVPSDEHTWVEQFGITRSYRKLRQSVRQYYRDHYPLTEGARAWDDLNPGAGWVSRICAEPRVSLAVMESMLAPYKGADRLTVLKPYRPVAADIDGDVVRSVTVRHRDSGAEIVITAEYILDATELGDLLPMTGTEYAKGFEAQSDTGEPSAPSEAQPDNVQAVSICFAIDHVDGDQTIDKPQNYDYWKQYQPHFWGGPMLGFTAPHPRTLEHTTRSFTPNPDDDPLLVDADQRKGGGDENLWIFRRIAARKNFNPGFYQSDICLVNWPMIDYLDGTIIDVSEEEKARHLKSAADLSYSVFYWLQTEAPRLDGGQGYRGLRLRGDITGTEHGLAMAPYIRESRRIKPVTRIVEQDLSYTVRGEKGAVHYRDSIGIGMYRIDLHPSTGGDNYVDVPSCPFEIPLGALLPQRMKNLIPAGKNIGTTHITNGCYRLHPVEWNIGEVAGMLAAFSLEKRLTPHQVQADDKHLHDFQAALTREGIEIRWPEIGAY; translated from the coding sequence ATGCGAGCAGATATTCTTGTCGTGGGTGGCGGTGTTGGTGGGGTCGCGGCAGCGCTTGGCGCTGCGCGGGCCGGCAAACGCGTGATCATGACGGAGGAATACGACTGGATCGGTGGCCAGCTTACGAGCCAGGCCGTGCCATCCGATGAGCATACATGGGTCGAGCAGTTCGGCATTACCCGGTCCTATCGAAAGTTGCGCCAGAGTGTGCGCCAGTATTACCGCGACCACTATCCGCTAACCGAAGGTGCCCGCGCCTGGGACGACCTCAATCCCGGTGCTGGCTGGGTCAGCCGCATTTGTGCCGAGCCGCGCGTCAGCCTCGCCGTCATGGAAAGCATGCTTGCACCCTATAAAGGCGCCGACCGGTTGACGGTACTGAAACCCTATCGGCCGGTCGCCGCAGACATTGACGGAGACGTTGTCCGTTCCGTTACCGTGCGCCACCGTGACAGCGGTGCCGAGATCGTGATTACCGCCGAATACATTCTCGATGCCACCGAACTTGGCGATCTGTTGCCGATGACCGGCACCGAATATGCCAAGGGTTTCGAGGCTCAATCCGATACCGGCGAGCCCAGCGCCCCGTCAGAGGCGCAGCCGGACAATGTCCAGGCCGTGTCGATCTGCTTTGCAATCGACCACGTGGATGGCGACCAGACGATCGACAAGCCTCAAAACTATGACTACTGGAAACAATACCAGCCGCATTTCTGGGGTGGTCCGATGCTGGGCTTTACCGCGCCGCACCCGCGCACACTGGAGCACACGACCCGGTCCTTTACCCCCAACCCCGACGATGATCCACTTCTCGTCGATGCCGACCAGCGCAAGGGTGGTGGTGACGAGAACCTCTGGATTTTCCGGCGCATCGCCGCCCGCAAGAACTTCAACCCCGGCTTCTACCAGTCAGACATCTGCCTCGTGAACTGGCCTATGATCGACTACCTGGACGGCACCATCATCGATGTGTCCGAGGAGGAAAAGGCGAGGCACTTGAAGTCCGCAGCCGATTTATCCTATTCGGTTTTCTACTGGCTGCAGACGGAAGCACCGCGCCTCGATGGTGGCCAGGGCTATCGGGGCCTGCGCCTGCGTGGCGACATTACCGGCACCGAGCATGGGCTCGCCATGGCGCCCTATATACGCGAAAGCAGGCGCATCAAGCCGGTCACCCGCATCGTCGAACAGGATCTGTCCTATACAGTTCGGGGCGAGAAGGGCGCAGTTCATTACCGTGACAGCATCGGCATAGGCATGTACCGCATCGACCTGCACCCATCGACTGGTGGCGACAACTATGTAGACGTGCCGTCGTGCCCGTTCGAAATTCCGCTTGGCGCACTCCTGCCTCAACGGATGAAGAACCTCATCCCGGCCGGCAAGAACATCGGCACGACCCATATCACCAATGGCTGCTACCGCCTGCATCCGGTCGAATGGAATATCGGCGAAGTTGCAGGAATGCTGGCCGCCTTCAGTCTCGAAAAACGCCTGACGCCGCATCAGGTGCAGGCCGACGACAAGCACCTTCACGACTTTCAGGCAGCTCTGACCCGCGAGGGCATTGAAATACGCTGGCCCGAGATCGGGGCCTATTAA
- a CDS encoding LacI family DNA-binding transcriptional regulator: MTGTKRLTQHDIAKLAGVSQATVSLVLNGAPTALARIPAETRERVQKVIRSTGYVADPIARRMAKGLNRILGVFTYEPAFPSAQADFFTPFLLGIEEEAQQQNYDLLLLTSAGVGNNRKIFSEGNRSRIADGCLVLGREFDRKELTRLVAEDYPFVAIGRRDDAGGPVPYVGGDYAAGTRALVEKACSLGHSKLAYVGPQGPAESIADRWVGYEAALLASGAELVAHIATVNRPADEILDTVLSSGATAVFFIELADAVRVEIRARERGISVPGDLSMIVLGSHIRAGRSAVRFTSYEIPREEMGRQATAMLVNRIETRDAGSQILLTCEPVVGETLGPCPSDPAKQRME, encoded by the coding sequence GTGACAGGAACCAAGCGTTTAACACAGCACGATATTGCGAAACTGGCGGGCGTGAGTCAGGCCACTGTTTCGCTCGTCCTGAATGGTGCGCCGACGGCTCTGGCCCGCATCCCTGCGGAAACGCGAGAGCGTGTCCAGAAGGTCATCCGGAGCACTGGTTATGTCGCCGACCCGATTGCGCGACGCATGGCCAAGGGGCTGAACCGCATTCTCGGCGTCTTCACCTACGAGCCAGCCTTTCCAAGTGCCCAGGCGGATTTCTTCACGCCCTTCCTGCTCGGCATCGAGGAAGAAGCGCAGCAACAGAATTACGACCTGCTGCTTCTGACCAGCGCCGGCGTTGGCAACAACCGCAAGATTTTTTCCGAAGGCAACCGGTCGCGCATTGCCGATGGGTGTCTTGTTCTCGGTCGTGAATTCGATCGCAAGGAACTCACCCGACTGGTGGCAGAGGATTACCCGTTCGTAGCGATCGGCCGACGTGATGATGCTGGTGGCCCCGTTCCTTATGTCGGCGGCGATTATGCCGCTGGAACCCGTGCGCTGGTGGAGAAGGCCTGCTCACTCGGGCATTCGAAGCTGGCCTATGTCGGCCCGCAAGGTCCGGCCGAATCTATCGCCGACCGCTGGGTCGGCTATGAGGCCGCGCTTTTGGCTTCCGGTGCGGAACTGGTAGCCCATATCGCTACTGTCAACCGTCCAGCCGATGAGATACTCGACACGGTCCTGTCGTCAGGCGCAACGGCTGTCTTCTTCATCGAGCTGGCCGATGCCGTTCGCGTAGAGATCCGGGCTCGCGAGCGAGGAATTTCAGTGCCTGGCGATCTGTCGATGATCGTCCTTGGCAGCCACATTCGCGCCGGACGTAGCGCGGTGCGCTTCACGTCCTATGAGATCCCGCGCGAAGAAATGGGCAGGCAGGCGACCGCCATGCTCGTGAACCGTATCGAGACGCGCGACGCCGGCAGCCAGATACTTCTCACCTGCGAGCCCGTCGTGGGAGAAACTTTGGGACCTTGCCCTTCAGATCCAGCAAAACAACGGATGGAATGA
- a CDS encoding extracellular solute-binding protein, with protein sequence MKKIWSTDDILNSVTLNRRSFLTGSTVLAAGALSGPFLPGVAQAAASGELQIMAWEGWEPIPELKGWIDETGVKITVTAIGNQDDVTAKFNTASPPPFDAAEYNHGYADLYIDVLKITKPLDKSKLPNYSPDNLFDVFYDKPTWFRDGQLHGVAYAWGLNTLVYNPKMMEKPTSYTDLLKPELKGKIVIADDTLATWPLAAVLAGYKSFPNLTKDEMAKTFENLRLYRAQARTISLTYGDVVSLMVSGEVAACLTGWTGIPKETEKQGLETAYTIPKEGATTWSDAWFMPPAVDNEEAAHEFINLAISPEVQAKVAGRNMGGVVSKKAVELLDPETKALFDYSDIDGIFKAAPLIGIPPLESDEYATYADWVAAWNEFKAG encoded by the coding sequence ATGAAGAAAATTTGGTCGACCGATGATATCCTCAATTCGGTTACTCTTAACCGCCGATCGTTTCTGACGGGCTCGACGGTCCTTGCAGCGGGCGCCCTGTCGGGCCCGTTTCTGCCGGGTGTAGCTCAAGCTGCAGCGAGCGGCGAGTTGCAAATCATGGCTTGGGAAGGATGGGAACCAATACCGGAACTGAAGGGCTGGATTGACGAAACCGGTGTGAAGATCACAGTCACAGCAATCGGCAACCAGGATGATGTTACCGCCAAGTTCAATACGGCTTCGCCTCCTCCGTTCGATGCGGCTGAATATAACCACGGATATGCTGATCTTTACATCGATGTTTTGAAAATCACGAAGCCGTTGGACAAGTCCAAGCTCCCCAATTACAGCCCTGATAACCTTTTTGACGTTTTTTATGACAAACCAACATGGTTCCGCGATGGACAGTTGCACGGCGTAGCTTATGCCTGGGGCCTCAATACGCTTGTCTATAATCCGAAAATGATGGAAAAGCCGACATCCTATACTGACCTTCTCAAGCCGGAATTGAAGGGCAAGATCGTCATCGCTGACGATACTCTCGCCACCTGGCCGTTGGCTGCCGTGCTCGCGGGATACAAGTCCTTCCCGAACCTGACAAAGGACGAGATGGCAAAGACCTTCGAAAATCTGAGGCTTTACCGGGCCCAGGCTCGTACGATCAGTCTGACCTATGGCGACGTTGTATCCTTGATGGTGTCAGGTGAAGTCGCCGCCTGTTTGACTGGATGGACCGGTATCCCAAAGGAAACGGAGAAGCAAGGTTTGGAAACCGCGTATACCATTCCGAAGGAGGGTGCGACGACTTGGAGTGACGCATGGTTTATGCCGCCGGCAGTTGACAATGAGGAGGCCGCACACGAGTTTATCAACTTGGCTATTTCGCCCGAAGTTCAGGCGAAAGTCGCAGGCCGGAACATGGGCGGCGTGGTCTCGAAAAAGGCTGTCGAGTTGCTCGATCCTGAGACGAAAGCCCTGTTCGACTACTCGGACATCGACGGCATATTCAAGGCCGCTCCGCTCATCGGTATACCGCCGCTGGAGTCTGACGAGTATGCGACATACGCAGACTGGGTCGCAGCGTGGAATGAATTTAAGGCGGGCTGA
- a CDS encoding GMC family oxidoreductase N-terminal domain-containing protein: MYDYIIVGGGSAGCVVAARLSEDPSVSVLLLEEGPSDRNIAIHLPVMVYKTATGNLLQRFEQEATPGHPKRDQRVMVQARVLGGGSSVNAMLYVRGIPSDYDLWAQNGAPGWSYQEVLPFFKKAENNDSISGDAHGIDGPLKVSSPEHVSDLTKIWLKGAQEAGLDYVTDFNSGNQKGCGYYQMTLRDGRRSSAAVCYLKPTRQRKNLTIHTGCKVVRIIIESGRAKGVEVNQNGRLERIYADREVVVSAGAINTPRLLLLSGIGPADHLKAVGIPVVHDLPGVGRNLQDHMDVYLVYELNGRYGYDQYKKVHRKAWAGLQYALFRKGPVCSNVIEAGAFWHANPDDPNCDMQYAFLAGSGVEDGVAPVPSGHGCTLNACQTRPRSRGYLELRSADPNVNPLIAPNYLSEQYDLDTMAEGVRFGQEIMSQPSLQKVLKREHLPGYPLKTKDDYRRYVLEQANGALHPVGTCRIGEDEMAVVDPQLRVHGIANLRIADASIMPSLPSGNTNAPAIMVGERAAEFISSRRNSFDVR, from the coding sequence ATGTATGACTACATAATCGTCGGAGGCGGCTCCGCAGGATGTGTTGTTGCTGCGCGGCTATCGGAAGACCCGTCCGTCTCCGTACTGCTGTTGGAGGAAGGGCCATCTGATCGGAATATTGCGATTCATTTGCCAGTGATGGTGTATAAGACTGCGACTGGAAATTTGCTACAGCGGTTCGAGCAGGAAGCCACGCCAGGACATCCAAAGCGTGATCAGCGTGTGATGGTTCAGGCGCGGGTGCTCGGCGGTGGCAGCTCGGTCAACGCGATGCTCTATGTACGCGGCATCCCATCCGATTATGATCTCTGGGCGCAGAACGGGGCGCCGGGATGGTCATATCAAGAAGTGCTGCCATTCTTCAAAAAGGCTGAAAATAACGACTCTATCTCAGGCGATGCTCATGGCATAGACGGCCCGCTCAAGGTTTCCAGCCCCGAGCATGTCAGCGACCTTACGAAGATTTGGTTGAAAGGTGCTCAAGAAGCCGGTCTGGACTATGTAACGGATTTCAACAGCGGCAATCAGAAGGGGTGCGGGTACTATCAGATGACACTCCGTGACGGTCGCCGGTCAAGTGCAGCCGTTTGCTATCTCAAGCCCACTAGACAGCGGAAAAATCTGACCATTCACACAGGATGTAAAGTCGTCCGAATTATTATTGAAAGCGGACGCGCAAAAGGCGTTGAGGTTAATCAGAATGGCAGGCTCGAGAGGATTTATGCTGACCGGGAGGTCGTCGTCTCCGCCGGAGCGATCAATACCCCTCGACTTTTGCTATTGTCGGGGATTGGACCAGCTGATCATCTGAAAGCAGTTGGCATACCGGTCGTGCATGACCTTCCTGGTGTCGGAAGGAACTTGCAGGATCATATGGACGTATATCTCGTCTACGAGTTAAACGGACGTTATGGCTATGACCAATATAAGAAAGTTCATCGTAAAGCTTGGGCAGGCCTCCAGTACGCGTTGTTTCGCAAGGGGCCAGTCTGCTCTAACGTTATCGAGGCAGGAGCCTTTTGGCATGCTAATCCAGACGACCCCAACTGTGATATGCAATATGCGTTTCTTGCGGGCTCAGGGGTTGAGGATGGTGTTGCGCCAGTGCCGAGCGGTCACGGATGCACACTGAATGCATGTCAAACGCGGCCACGCTCACGAGGATATCTCGAACTTCGTTCTGCAGATCCAAATGTGAACCCTTTGATTGCTCCCAACTACCTTTCTGAACAGTATGACCTTGATACGATGGCTGAGGGCGTTCGATTTGGACAAGAAATCATGTCGCAACCGTCGCTGCAAAAGGTGCTCAAGCGAGAGCATCTTCCGGGTTATCCGCTGAAAACGAAAGACGATTACCGCCGTTACGTGCTTGAACAGGCCAATGGCGCACTCCACCCGGTTGGAACCTGCCGCATAGGAGAAGACGAGATGGCGGTTGTCGATCCGCAGTTGCGCGTCCATGGAATCGCCAATCTTCGCATCGCCGACGCATCGATTATGCCATCTCTTCCGTCTGGCAACACCAACGCACCGGCAATTATGGTGGGAGAGCGGGCAGCGGAATTCATATCTTCGCGGCGGAACTCGTTTGATGTTCGCTAA